The proteins below are encoded in one region of Citrobacter enshiensis:
- the syd gene encoding SecY-interacting protein — protein MDEQTAQALKAFTTRYCDAWHEKNGSWPLSEELYGVPSPCIISSTSEAVFWQPQPFEGEANVNSVERAFDIVIQPAIHAFYTTQFAGDMPAQFADETLTLLQTWSVDDFRRVQENLIGHLVTQKRLKLSPTLFIATLENELEVISVCNLSGEVCKETLGTRNRTVLAASLADFLTQLKPLL, from the coding sequence GTGGACGAACAGACAGCACAGGCCCTGAAGGCCTTTACAACACGTTACTGTGATGCCTGGCATGAAAAAAACGGCAGTTGGCCGCTGAGTGAAGAACTCTACGGCGTTCCTTCACCCTGCATTATTTCGTCAACCAGTGAGGCCGTGTTCTGGCAGCCGCAACCTTTTGAAGGCGAGGCAAATGTAAACTCGGTTGAACGGGCTTTTGATATTGTGATACAACCCGCAATTCATGCGTTTTATACCACCCAGTTTGCCGGGGATATGCCCGCGCAGTTTGCCGATGAGACATTGACGCTGCTGCAAACCTGGAGTGTGGATGATTTCAGACGCGTTCAGGAAAACCTGATCGGTCATCTGGTCACGCAGAAACGTCTCAAGTTATCGCCGACGCTGTTTATTGCCACCCTGGAAAATGAACTCGAGGTCATTTCGGTGTGCAATCTGTCTGGAGAAGTGTGCAAAGAGACGCTGGGCACGCGTAATCGTACTGTCCTGGCCGCCTCTCTTGCGGATTTTCTCACTCAGCTTAAACCTCTTCTGTAA
- a CDS encoding YqcC family protein has protein sequence MTTHERVRQQLHALEALLREHQHWRMDEPQAHLFTSTQPFCMDTMAPVEWLQWVLIPRMHALIDNAQPLPEAFAIAPYYEMALEADHPQREVLLQALQELDALFTSDKA, from the coding sequence GTGACGACTCATGAACGTGTGCGCCAGCAGTTACATGCGCTTGAAGCTCTGCTGCGTGAACATCAACACTGGCGAATGGACGAACCACAAGCTCACCTGTTTACCAGCACACAGCCTTTTTGTATGGATACCATGGCGCCTGTCGAATGGTTGCAATGGGTGCTGATCCCCCGTATGCATGCGTTGATCGACAACGCGCAGCCGCTCCCCGAAGCCTTTGCTATTGCCCCTTATTATGAAATGGCGCTGGAGGCCGATCATCCGCAGCGCGAGGTACTCCTGCAGGCATTGCAAGAACTGGATGCGTTGTTCACGAGCGATAAAGCCTGA
- the truC gene encoding tRNA pseudouridine(65) synthase TruC, translated as MLEILYQDEWLVAVNKPSGWLVHRSWLDRDEKVVVMQTVRDQIGQHVFTVHRLDRPTSGVLLMGLSSEAGRRLSQQFEQHQIQKRYHAIVRGWLMDDAVLDYPLVEELDKIADKFARDDKGPQPAVTHYRGLATVEMPVETGRYPTTRYGLVELDPKTGRKHQLRRHLAHLRHPIIGDSKHGDLRQNRSAAEHFGCQRLMLHASQLELIHPFTGEPLTIRAGLDAVWMQALSQFGWRGLLPENERVEFSELSGQDENHQV; from the coding sequence ATGCTGGAAATTCTGTATCAGGACGAGTGGCTGGTTGCCGTCAATAAGCCCTCCGGTTGGTTAGTTCACCGAAGCTGGCTGGATCGCGATGAAAAAGTCGTGGTGATGCAAACGGTGCGTGACCAGATTGGCCAGCACGTATTTACCGTTCATCGACTCGACAGACCCACCTCTGGCGTACTGCTGATGGGATTATCCAGCGAAGCCGGGCGTCGGCTTTCACAGCAATTTGAACAGCACCAAATCCAGAAACGCTACCATGCGATAGTCCGTGGCTGGTTAATGGATGACGCTGTACTGGATTACCCGCTGGTGGAAGAGCTGGATAAAATTGCCGATAAGTTTGCCCGCGATGATAAAGGCCCGCAGCCTGCGGTGACGCATTATCGCGGCCTGGCGACCGTTGAAATGCCGGTGGAGACCGGGCGTTACCCAACGACCCGTTATGGTTTAGTCGAGCTGGATCCCAAAACGGGTCGTAAGCACCAGCTCCGGCGCCATCTGGCGCATTTGCGCCATCCCATCATTGGTGATAGCAAACACGGTGATTTGCGCCAGAACCGCAGTGCCGCAGAGCATTTTGGTTGCCAGAGATTGATGCTGCATGCGAGCCAGCTTGAGCTGATACATCCATTCACTGGCGAACCGCTGACGATTCGCGCCGGGCTGGATGCGGTCTGGATGCAGGCGTTATCACAGTTTGGCTGGCGCGGACTTCTCCCTGAGAATGAAAGGGTTGAGTTTAGTGAGCTCTCCGGTCAGGATGAGAATCATCAGGTTTAA
- a CDS encoding flavodoxin, whose product MAEIGIFVGTMYGNALLVAEEAEAILTEQGHKATVFEDPELTDWQPYLEKVVLVVTSTTGQGDLPDSIVPLFQGIKESLGFQPNLRYGVIALGDSSYANFCNGGKQFDALLQEQRAQRVGEMLLIDAGEHPEPESESNPWVEHWGTLLS is encoded by the coding sequence ATGGCGGAAATTGGTATTTTTGTCGGCACAATGTATGGAAACGCGTTGCTGGTCGCGGAAGAGGCGGAAGCTATCCTTACCGAGCAGGGTCATAAAGCTACGGTGTTTGAAGATCCCGAATTGACCGACTGGCAGCCGTATCTGGAGAAAGTCGTTCTGGTAGTGACCTCAACGACAGGTCAGGGCGATCTTCCCGACAGTATTGTGCCGTTGTTCCAGGGCATCAAAGAGAGTCTCGGCTTTCAGCCAAATCTACGCTATGGCGTGATTGCACTGGGCGACAGTAGCTACGCCAATTTCTGTAACGGCGGTAAACAATTTGATGCGTTATTGCAGGAACAACGCGCGCAGCGCGTGGGTGAAATGCTGCTGATTGATGCAGGCGAACACCCGGAACCCGAAAGCGAATCAAATCCCTGGGTTGAACACTGGGGCACGTTACTCTCCTGA
- a CDS encoding glycerate kinase: protein MKIVIAPDSYKESLSALEVATAIEQGFREIWPDADYVKIPVADGGEGTVEAMVEATAGRIVRVKVTGPLGKPVDAFYGLSGDERSAFIEMAAASGLELVPPGLRDPLKTTSWGTGELIRHALDAGVEHIIIGLGGSATNDGGAGMMQALGARLLDSRENEIAPGGAALEALAQIEIGQLDTRLAACRIEVACDVTNPLTGKEGASAVFGPQKGATPEMIVRLDKALAHYAQLIARDLNVDVSGLAGGGAAGGMGAALYAFCGAELRRGIEIVTDALQLDACVIDADLVITGEGRIDSQTVHGKVPVGVASIAKRYNKPVIGIAGSLTADVGVVHQHGIDAVFSVIYNICTLDDALKNAAENVRMTARNVAATIRLGQLIR, encoded by the coding sequence ATGAAAATAGTGATCGCGCCGGACTCATATAAGGAAAGTTTGAGTGCTCTTGAAGTGGCGACCGCCATCGAGCAGGGGTTTCGCGAAATCTGGCCTGATGCGGATTACGTGAAGATTCCGGTTGCTGACGGTGGAGAAGGAACGGTCGAGGCTATGGTGGAGGCGACGGCGGGTCGTATTGTTCGTGTTAAGGTGACGGGACCTTTGGGAAAGCCTGTTGACGCATTTTACGGATTGTCTGGCGATGAGCGCTCGGCCTTCATCGAAATGGCCGCCGCCAGCGGTCTGGAACTCGTCCCACCGGGACTGCGCGATCCGCTAAAAACGACCTCGTGGGGGACGGGAGAGCTTATTCGCCACGCCTTAGATGCGGGCGTCGAACACATCATTATCGGCCTTGGCGGCAGCGCCACAAATGATGGCGGCGCGGGCATGATGCAGGCGCTGGGCGCAAGATTACTGGATTCCCGGGAAAACGAGATAGCGCCGGGCGGTGCAGCGCTGGAAGCGCTCGCGCAGATCGAGATCGGTCAACTGGATACGCGCCTTGCCGCGTGCCGCATTGAAGTGGCGTGCGATGTGACCAATCCATTGACCGGAAAAGAGGGCGCGTCGGCTGTTTTTGGTCCGCAGAAAGGGGCGACACCGGAAATGATCGTACGCCTGGATAAGGCACTGGCGCATTACGCGCAGTTGATTGCCCGCGATCTGAATGTTGATGTCTCCGGGCTGGCTGGTGGCGGTGCGGCGGGTGGAATGGGCGCGGCACTGTACGCGTTTTGCGGCGCTGAATTGCGCAGAGGGATTGAGATAGTGACCGATGCCCTGCAGTTGGATGCCTGTGTCATCGATGCAGATTTGGTGATCACCGGGGAAGGGCGGATCGACAGCCAGACGGTTCACGGCAAAGTCCCCGTCGGCGTCGCCAGCATCGCGAAACGCTACAATAAGCCGGTGATAGGCATTGCCGGAAGTTTAACTGCGGACGTCGGCGTGGTGCACCAGCATGGCATCGATGCTGTGTTTAGCGTGATTTATAACATTTGCACTTTGGACGACGCGCTGAAAAATGCCGCCGAGAATGTGCGGATGACCGCGCGAAACGTGGCTGCGACCATCAGGTTGGGGCAACTTATACGCTGA
- the barA gene encoding two-component sensor histidine kinase BarA: MTNYSLRARMMILILAPTVLIGLLLSIFFVVHRYNDLQRQLEDAGASIIEPLAVSSEYGMNLQNRESIGQLISVLHRRHSDIVRAISVFDENNRLFVTSNFHLDPTDMQLATGAPFPRRLSVTRHGDIMILRTPIISESYSPDESAVSDAKNTKNMLGYVALELDLRSVRLQQYKEIFISSVMMLFCIGIALIFGWRLMRDVTGPIRNMVNTVDRIRRGQLDSRVEGFMLGELDMLKNGINSMAMSLAAYHEEMQHNIDQATSDLRETLEQMEIQNVELDLAKKRAQEAARIKSEFLANMSHELRTPLNGVIGFTRLTLKTELNPTQRDHLNTIERSANNLLAIINDVLDFSKLEAGKLILESIPFPLRNALDEVVTLLAHSSHDKGLELTLNIKNDVPDNVIGDPLRLQQVITNLVGNAIKFTESGNIDILVEKRALSNTKVQIEVQIRDTGIGIPERDQSRLFQAFRQADASISRRHGGTGLGLVITQRLVNEMGGDISFHSQPNRGSTFWFHINLDLNPNVISDGPSTRCLAGKRLAYVEPNATAAQCTLDLLSDTPLEVIYSPTFSALPIDHYDILLLSVPVTLREPLTMQHERLAKAASMTEFLLLALPCHAQINAEELKQGGAAACLLKPLTSTRLLPVLSEYCHLNKSVESLPVKESKIAMSVMAVDDNPANLKLIGALLEDIVQHVELCDSGHQAVDRAKQLQFDLILMDIQMPDMDGIRACELIHQLPHQQQTPVIAVTAHAMAGQKEKLLSAGMNDYLAKPIEEEKLYNLLLRYKPGAGVTNRLQAPEPVEFIFNPNATLDWQLALRQAAGKSSLARDMLQMLLAFLPEVRNKIEEQLVGENPEGLVDLIHKLHGSCSYSGVPRMKSLCQFIEQQLRSGIKEEELEPELLELLDEMDNVAREAKKMLG, encoded by the coding sequence ATGACCAACTACAGCCTGCGCGCACGCATGATGATTCTGATCCTGGCACCGACTGTCCTTATTGGTTTACTGCTCAGTATCTTTTTTGTCGTGCATCGCTATAACGACTTGCAGCGTCAACTGGAAGATGCCGGTGCCAGCATTATCGAACCCCTTGCTGTCTCCAGCGAATATGGCATGAATCTGCAGAACCGCGAATCCATTGGGCAATTGATCAGCGTCCTGCATCGCCGTCATTCCGATATTGTGCGGGCGATTTCGGTCTTTGATGAAAACAACCGGCTGTTCGTCACCTCGAATTTTCACCTCGACCCGACAGACATGCAGCTCGCCACTGGCGCACCGTTCCCCCGAAGGCTAAGCGTGACCCGCCACGGGGATATCATGATCCTTCGCACGCCCATTATTTCCGAGAGCTATTCGCCGGATGAGTCTGCGGTGAGCGACGCCAAAAACACCAAAAACATGTTGGGATATGTGGCGCTGGAACTGGATCTCCGCTCGGTGCGACTCCAGCAGTACAAAGAAATTTTTATTTCCAGCGTCATGATGCTGTTTTGCATCGGCATCGCGTTAATTTTCGGCTGGCGGCTGATGCGCGACGTCACCGGTCCTATTCGTAATATGGTGAATACCGTTGATCGGATCCGCCGTGGGCAGCTCGACAGTCGCGTCGAAGGGTTCATGCTGGGCGAGCTGGATATGCTGAAAAACGGCATCAACTCAATGGCGATGTCGCTTGCGGCTTATCATGAAGAGATGCAGCACAACATTGATCAGGCGACCTCGGATCTGCGCGAAACGCTGGAGCAGATGGAGATCCAGAACGTTGAGCTGGACCTGGCGAAAAAACGCGCCCAGGAGGCCGCGCGCATTAAGTCTGAGTTTCTGGCGAACATGTCCCACGAGCTGCGTACCCCGCTCAATGGCGTGATTGGCTTTACCCGCCTGACGTTGAAAACCGAGTTAAACCCAACCCAGCGCGATCACCTGAATACCATTGAACGTTCGGCGAATAACCTGCTGGCGATCATTAATGATGTGCTCGACTTCTCCAAGCTGGAAGCAGGCAAACTAATACTGGAGAGTATTCCCTTCCCGCTGCGTAATGCGCTTGATGAAGTCGTGACCCTCTTAGCCCACTCCTCACACGATAAAGGGCTGGAGCTGACGCTCAATATTAAAAATGACGTGCCGGACAACGTTATTGGCGATCCGCTGCGTTTACAGCAAGTGATCACCAATCTGGTGGGGAACGCCATTAAATTCACCGAAAGCGGTAATATCGATATTCTGGTGGAGAAACGCGCGCTCAGTAACACCAAGGTGCAGATTGAAGTGCAGATCCGCGATACCGGCATCGGTATTCCTGAACGCGATCAGTCGCGGTTGTTCCAGGCATTCCGTCAGGCAGACGCCAGCATTTCGCGCCGCCACGGGGGGACCGGGTTAGGACTGGTGATTACGCAAAGACTGGTCAACGAAATGGGCGGGGATATCTCCTTCCACAGCCAGCCGAATCGCGGCTCTACATTCTGGTTCCACATCAATCTGGATCTCAACCCTAACGTTATCAGCGATGGTCCCTCGACCCGCTGCCTGGCGGGTAAACGCCTGGCGTATGTCGAACCTAATGCCACCGCCGCGCAATGTACGTTGGATCTGCTGAGTGACACGCCGCTTGAGGTGATTTACAGCCCGACATTTTCGGCCTTACCGATCGATCACTACGATATTCTGCTGCTGAGCGTGCCGGTGACGCTCCGCGAGCCACTCACCATGCAGCATGAAAGACTGGCAAAAGCGGCATCAATGACCGAATTCCTGCTCCTGGCGCTGCCTTGCCATGCCCAAATCAACGCGGAAGAGCTCAAACAGGGAGGCGCGGCCGCCTGTCTGTTGAAACCGCTGACGTCCACCCGTTTACTGCCGGTATTGAGCGAATATTGCCATCTGAATAAAAGCGTCGAGTCCCTGCCCGTTAAAGAAAGTAAAATTGCGATGTCGGTTATGGCGGTGGATGACAACCCCGCCAACCTGAAGCTGATCGGCGCGCTGCTGGAAGATATCGTGCAGCACGTCGAGCTTTGCGACAGCGGTCATCAGGCGGTGGACCGCGCCAAACAGCTACAGTTTGATTTGATCCTGATGGATATTCAGATGCCGGATATGGATGGCATTCGCGCCTGCGAACTGATTCATCAACTCCCTCACCAACAGCAAACACCGGTAATTGCCGTCACCGCACATGCCATGGCGGGGCAAAAAGAGAAGCTGCTGAGTGCGGGGATGAACGACTATCTGGCTAAACCGATTGAAGAAGAGAAGCTCTACAACCTGCTGCTGCGCTACAAGCCGGGGGCGGGAGTTACCAACCGATTGCAAGCGCCCGAACCGGTCGAATTTATCTTCAACCCGAATGCCACGCTCGACTGGCAACTGGCGCTCAGGCAGGCTGCCGGAAAATCCTCCCTGGCGCGAGATATGCTGCAAATGTTGCTCGCCTTTTTGCCGGAGGTTCGCAATAAAATTGAAGAACAACTGGTCGGGGAAAACCCGGAAGGTCTTGTTGATTTAATCCACAAATTGCATGGTAGCTGTAGTTACAGCGGCGTACCGCGCATGAAGAGCCTTTGTCAGTTCATTGAGCAACAACTGCGTAGCGGAATTAAAGAAGAAGAGCTGGAGCCGGAACTGCTGGAGCTGCTCGATGAAATGGATAACGTCGCGCGGGAAGCCAAAAAGATGCTGGGATAA
- the rlmD gene encoding 23S rRNA (uracil(1939)-C(5))-methyltransferase RlmD, whose translation MAQFYSAKRRVTTRQIITVTVNDLDPFGQGVARHNGKALFIPGLLPQESAEVVITEDKKQYARAQVKRRLKESPERETPRCPHFGVCGGCQQQHASIALQQQSKSAALARLMKNDVSDIIADSAWNYRRRARLSLNYQPKTQHLQMGFRKANSSDIVEVMQCPVLVPQLEALLPGLRACLADLQAIRHLGHVELVQAENGTLMILRHTGPLSAADKEKLERFSHSEGLFLFLAPQSDILEPISGEAPWYDSNGLRLTFSPRDFIQVNAGVNQLMVARAIEWLDIQPDDRVLDLFCGMGNFTLPLATRARHVVGVEGVPALVEKGRENALRNGLHNVTFFHENLEDDVTQQPWAAEGFDKILLDPARAGAAGVMQHIIKLNPGRIVYVSCNPATLARDSEALLSAGYQIKRLAMLDMFPHTGHLESMVLFEQL comes from the coding sequence ATGGCGCAATTCTACTCTGCAAAACGACGCGTGACGACGCGTCAGATCATAACCGTTACAGTCAATGACCTGGATCCCTTTGGCCAGGGCGTTGCTCGCCACAACGGAAAGGCCTTGTTTATCCCGGGATTACTGCCGCAAGAAAGCGCTGAAGTCGTTATTACCGAAGATAAAAAACAGTACGCCCGCGCCCAGGTTAAACGTCGTCTGAAAGAGAGTCCGGAGCGTGAAACGCCACGCTGTCCGCATTTTGGTGTCTGCGGTGGATGCCAGCAACAACATGCCAGCATTGCCCTGCAACAGCAAAGCAAAAGTGCCGCGCTCGCGCGTTTAATGAAAAATGATGTTTCTGACATCATTGCCGATTCTGCGTGGAATTACCGTCGTCGCGCGCGACTGAGCCTGAACTATCAGCCCAAAACGCAGCATCTTCAGATGGGATTTCGCAAAGCCAATTCCAGTGACATTGTTGAGGTGATGCAGTGCCCCGTTTTGGTGCCCCAGCTTGAGGCATTGCTGCCCGGTCTCAGGGCATGCCTTGCCGACCTGCAGGCAATTCGCCATCTTGGGCATGTTGAGCTGGTGCAGGCCGAGAATGGCACGCTGATGATCTTGCGGCATACCGGGCCATTAAGCGCGGCAGACAAAGAAAAACTGGAACGCTTTTCGCATTCTGAGGGACTGTTTCTGTTTCTGGCGCCTCAAAGCGACATACTTGAGCCGATTTCCGGGGAGGCGCCCTGGTACGATTCAAACGGGCTACGCTTAACCTTCAGTCCGCGTGACTTTATCCAGGTTAACGCCGGGGTAAACCAACTCATGGTCGCGCGAGCGATAGAGTGGCTGGATATCCAACCCGACGATCGCGTATTAGATCTTTTCTGCGGTATGGGCAATTTTACCCTGCCATTGGCAACGCGCGCGCGTCACGTGGTGGGCGTAGAAGGCGTTCCTGCCCTGGTAGAAAAAGGGCGTGAAAATGCGTTGCGCAACGGATTACACAATGTGACATTCTTTCACGAGAATCTCGAAGACGATGTGACTCAGCAGCCGTGGGCGGCTGAAGGCTTTGACAAAATCTTGCTCGATCCTGCTCGCGCTGGGGCTGCAGGCGTAATGCAACATATTATAAAATTGAACCCTGGTCGCATTGTTTATGTATCCTGTAACCCAGCCACGCTGGCTCGTGATAGCGAAGCGTTGTTGAGCGCAGGTTACCAAATTAAGCGGCTGGCGATGCTCGACATGTTCCCACACACTGGGCACCTGGAGTCGATGGTGTTGTTTGAGCAGTTGTAA
- the relA gene encoding GTP diphosphokinase, which produces MVAVRSAHLNKAGEFDPKKWITSLGITNQPSCERLAETWAYCLQQTQGHPNAELLLWRGVEMVEILSMLSMDIDTLRAALLFPLADGNVVSEDVLRESVGQSIVNLIHGVRDMAAIRQLKATHTDSVSSEQVDNVRRMLLAMVDDFRCVVIKLAERIAHLREVKDAPEDERVLAAKECTNIYAPLANRLGIGQLKWELEDYCFRYLHPAEYKRIAKLLHERRIDREHYIDEFVGHLRAEMKTEGVKAEVYGRPKHIYSIWRKMQKKQLAFDELFDVRAVRIVAERLQDCYAALGIVHTHYRHLPDEFDDYVANPKPNGYQSIHTVVLGPGGKTIEIQIRTRQMHEDAELGVAAHWKYKEGPASGAAARSGHEDRIAWLRKLIAWQEEMADSGEMLDEVRSQVFDDRVYVFTPKGDVVDLPAGSTPLDFAYHIHSDVGHRCIGAKIGGRIVPFTYQLQMGDQIEIITQKQPNPSRDWLNPNLGYVTTSRGRSKIHAWFRKQDRDKNILAGRQILDDELEHLGISLKEAEKHLLPRYSFNELDELLAAIGGGDIRLNQMVNFLQSQFNKPSAAEQDAAALKQLQQKSSAPQNRRKDDGRVVVEGVGNLMHHIARCCQPIPGDEIVGFITQGRGISVHRADCEQLTELRSHAPERIVDAVWGESYSAGYSLVVRVQANDRSGLLRDITTILANEKVNVLGVASRSDTKQQLATIDMTIEIYNLQVLGRVLGKLNQVPDVIDARRLHGS; this is translated from the coding sequence ATGGTTGCGGTAAGAAGTGCACATCTTAATAAAGCGGGTGAATTTGATCCGAAAAAATGGATCACGAGTCTGGGAATCACCAACCAGCCGTCGTGTGAGCGCTTAGCCGAAACCTGGGCGTATTGCCTGCAACAGACACAGGGACACCCGAATGCCGAGTTGTTGCTGTGGCGCGGCGTGGAGATGGTGGAAATCCTCTCTATGCTGAGTATGGATATCGACACGTTGCGGGCTGCGCTGTTGTTCCCTCTGGCGGATGGTAATGTTGTCAGTGAGGATGTTCTGCGCGAGAGCGTAGGTCAGTCCATCGTCAATCTTATTCATGGCGTTCGCGACATGGCGGCAATCCGCCAGCTTAAAGCGACGCACACCGACTCCGTCTCGTCTGAACAGGTTGATAACGTTCGCCGGATGCTGCTGGCGATGGTGGACGATTTCCGCTGCGTGGTGATCAAGCTGGCGGAACGTATTGCGCATCTGCGTGAAGTGAAAGACGCGCCGGAAGACGAACGCGTGCTGGCGGCAAAAGAGTGCACCAACATCTACGCACCGCTGGCAAACCGCTTAGGGATCGGGCAACTGAAATGGGAACTGGAAGATTACTGCTTCCGTTACCTGCACCCGGCAGAATACAAACGCATTGCCAAACTGCTGCATGAGCGGCGCATTGACCGTGAACACTACATCGACGAGTTTGTCGGTCACCTGCGCGCGGAGATGAAGACCGAAGGCGTGAAAGCGGAAGTGTACGGTCGCCCGAAACACATCTACAGCATCTGGCGCAAAATGCAGAAGAAGCAGCTGGCGTTTGATGAGCTGTTCGATGTACGAGCCGTACGCATCGTGGCGGAGCGTTTACAGGATTGCTACGCTGCGCTGGGGATTGTGCATACGCACTATCGCCATCTCCCCGATGAGTTTGACGACTACGTCGCCAATCCGAAACCCAATGGTTATCAGTCTATCCATACCGTTGTACTTGGACCGGGTGGCAAAACCATAGAAATTCAAATTCGTACCCGACAGATGCATGAAGACGCCGAACTGGGCGTCGCCGCGCACTGGAAGTACAAAGAGGGCCCCGCTTCGGGGGCGGCGGCGCGTTCTGGTCACGAAGACCGGATTGCCTGGCTGCGTAAGCTGATTGCCTGGCAGGAAGAGATGGCGGATTCCGGCGAAATGCTGGACGAAGTACGTAGCCAGGTCTTTGATGACCGTGTGTACGTCTTTACCCCGAAAGGCGACGTGGTGGACTTGCCTGCAGGCTCCACGCCGCTCGACTTTGCTTACCATATCCACAGTGATGTGGGGCACCGCTGCATTGGGGCGAAAATTGGTGGCCGCATTGTGCCGTTTACCTATCAGCTGCAAATGGGGGATCAGATAGAAATTATCACCCAGAAGCAGCCGAACCCCAGCCGCGACTGGCTCAATCCGAACCTGGGCTATGTCACTACCAGCCGTGGTCGGTCAAAAATTCATGCCTGGTTCCGCAAGCAGGACCGGGATAAAAACATCCTTGCGGGTCGCCAGATCCTTGACGATGAACTGGAGCATCTGGGCATCAGCCTGAAGGAAGCTGAAAAGCACCTGCTGCCACGCTACAGCTTTAACGAGCTGGATGAACTGCTGGCGGCGATTGGCGGAGGGGATATCCGTCTGAATCAGATGGTGAACTTCCTGCAGTCACAGTTCAATAAACCCAGCGCCGCCGAACAGGATGCTGCCGCGCTGAAACAGCTGCAGCAGAAATCGTCTGCGCCGCAGAACCGTCGCAAAGATGATGGCCGTGTTGTGGTGGAAGGTGTAGGCAACCTGATGCACCACATTGCCCGCTGCTGCCAGCCTATTCCGGGTGATGAGATCGTCGGTTTTATCACTCAGGGGCGCGGTATTTCCGTGCACCGTGCGGACTGCGAGCAGTTGACGGAGCTGCGTTCCCACGCACCGGAACGGATTGTGGATGCGGTCTGGGGCGAAAGCTATTCTGCCGGTTATTCGCTGGTTGTGCGTGTTCAGGCCAACGATCGCAGCGGGCTGTTGCGCGACATCACCACCATTCTGGCGAACGAAAAAGTGAACGTACTGGGCGTCGCCAGCCGCAGTGATACTAAGCAACAGCTTGCTACTATCGATATGACCATCGAAATTTACAACCTGCAGGTGCTGGGCCGCGTGCTCGGTAAGCTGAACCAGGTGCCGGATGTGATCGACGCACGTCGTTTGCACGGAAGTTAA
- the mazG gene encoding nucleoside triphosphate pyrophosphohydrolase, producing MNQIDRLLGIMKRLRDPENGCPWDKEQTFATIAPHTLEETYEVLDAIAREDFDDLRGELGDLLFQVVFYAQMAQEEGRFDFNDICAAISDKLERRHPHVFADACANTSTEVLTRWEQIKTEERAGKAQLSALDDIPRSLPALMRAQKIQKRCSNVGFDWTTLGPVVDKVYEEIDEVMFEARQAVVDQAKLEEEMGDLLFATVNMARHLGTKAETALQKANEKFERRFREVERIVAARGLEMTGVDLETMEEVWQQVKRQEIDL from the coding sequence ATGAATCAAATCGACCGCCTGCTCGGCATCATGAAGCGTCTGCGTGACCCGGAAAATGGCTGTCCGTGGGATAAAGAGCAAACTTTTGCCACCATTGCGCCACACACGCTGGAAGAGACTTACGAAGTGCTGGATGCGATAGCCCGCGAAGATTTTGACGATCTGCGTGGTGAATTGGGCGACCTGTTGTTTCAGGTCGTGTTTTACGCCCAGATGGCGCAGGAAGAGGGGCGATTCGATTTTAACGATATTTGCGCCGCCATTAGCGACAAACTTGAACGTCGTCATCCGCATGTGTTTGCCGATGCGTGCGCCAATACCAGTACCGAAGTGCTCACGCGCTGGGAGCAGATCAAAACGGAAGAACGCGCCGGCAAAGCACAGCTTTCGGCACTGGATGATATTCCCCGCAGTTTACCGGCATTAATGCGCGCGCAAAAAATCCAGAAACGCTGTTCAAATGTTGGCTTTGACTGGACAACGCTCGGACCGGTCGTCGACAAGGTTTATGAAGAGATTGACGAGGTCATGTTTGAGGCGCGGCAGGCCGTCGTAGACCAGGCTAAACTGGAGGAGGAAATGGGCGATTTGCTGTTTGCTACAGTGAATATGGCCCGTCATTTAGGCACCAAAGCGGAGACTGCGTTACAAAAAGCGAACGAAAAGTTCGAACGTCGTTTTCGTGAGGTTGAACGCATTGTCGCAGCCCGCGGTCTGGAAATGACTGGGGTAGATTTGGAAACCATGGAAGAGGTCTGGCAGCAGGTAAAACGCCAGGAAATTGATCTCTAA